In Eublepharis macularius isolate TG4126 chromosome 4, MPM_Emac_v1.0, whole genome shotgun sequence, the following are encoded in one genomic region:
- the SPCS1 gene encoding signal peptidase complex subunit 1 — MRRGKETSIPASSVVPALWTRSATKEPEASPDTSPVDSSAADASSQGDPFQAPQPPSKLPSARVGERPLDADLAPALRPEINQHSVRKWVRSLSLEPGKMFNIFRSIPTQMDYKGQKLAEQIFQGIILVSAVIGFIYGYITEQFGWTVYIVMAGFALSCLLTLPPWPIYRRNPLKWLPVQESATDDKKPADRKVKRHPKN, encoded by the exons ATGAGGCGGGGCAAGGAAACGTCGATTCCGGCAAGCTCGGTAGTGCCCGCCTTGTGGACCCGATCCGCCACTAAGGAGCCGGAAGCGTCGCCTGACACTTCCCCCGTGGACTCTTCTGCGGCGGACGCCAGTTCTCAGGGCgaccctttccaggctccccaGCCTCCGAGCAAGCTCCCCTCCGCCAGGGTTGGTGAACGTCCGCTGGACGCCGATTTGGCCCCTGCTTTGCGGCCCGAGATCAACCAGCACAGCGTCAGGAAGTGGGTTCGAAGCTTGTCCTTGGAACCGGGCAAAATGTTCAACATATTCCGATCCATCCCTACGCAGATG GACTACAAAGGGCAAAAATTAGCAGAACAGATTTTCCAAGGAATCATTCTCGTGTCTGCA GTAATTGGTTTCATTTATGGATACATCACTGAACAGTTTGGCTGGACAGTTTACATAGTAATGGCTGGATTTGCCTTGTCATGCCTG CTAACTCTCCCTCCCTGGCCTATATATCGTCGTAATCCTCTGAAGTGGTTACCTGTCCAGGAATCTGCAACGGATGATAAGAAGCCAGCAGACAGAAAAGTAAAAAGGCACCCTAAAAACTAA
- the NEK4 gene encoding serine/threonine-protein kinase Nek4 isoform X4: protein MASTLIGTPYYMSPELFSNKPYNYKSDVWALGCCVYEMATLKHAFNAKDMNSLVYRIIEGKLPPMPKDYSIQLKELIRTMLSKKPEERPSVRSILRQPYIKHQISLFLEATKAKTSKNHKKMSDLKPQSSAVTSGNAEMKNGNIISQKHPGEHLRKSNGNEEKCLINNKTYEVSPSGKLATESEKSINNNILNSTDVSIATMSKVDIVLVPLEKGKSKNEKLVENNKNRYSSIPSETEFETAINGPPFKEEKSQKVTTLYSRTEKVDFKKTFVDEVDDSNDTMKLLQPISEAQNTSDQNLDSTEKLLAPYIPVVILDRAFYENPAESNGKIQNESAHYLQPQGSEHEPSLSRQRRHKKKQQLVGSSEKGSRLAYNIAVIPSVLSSQQSCQAVVHIPQTLPSLPDVNVKTRNYSAGKQSAVIAKPISRSNSIEVASSKDRPLSARERRRLKQSQEDMLPSGPVKRRASHSAVTETKVVEDDGIQTAQSSSEPSIYKKKSLIGCFCEDELSTSSSSTEKSDGDCKEGKTNEMNDLVQLMTQTLKMDNKENCEQSAVPVPESQFMLNRKYRDTLILHGKASEEPDTFQFQEFSSDILSGPEKIRRLIEILRADVVQGLGVKLLEKVYDVMEEDDEQKREDSYFKTFFYKLECHQGSSFTVFLKDFSTAACIPSELLLKISLLKNVWEFELTGEIK, encoded by the exons ATGGCTAGTACTCTCATAGGCACACCGTACTATATGAGTCCTGAGTTGTTCTCAAACAAGCCTTACAATTATAAG TCTGATGTTTGGGCTTTGGGTTGCTGTGTCTATGAAATGGCGACATTGAAGCATGCTTTCAACGCTAAAGACATGAATTCATTAGTTTATCGAATTATTGAAGGAAAG CTGCCACCAATGCCAAAAGATTATAGTATTCAGCTGAAAGAACTCATAAGAACTATGCTTAGTAAAAAGCCAGAAGAAAGACCGAGTGTGAGAAGCATACTGAGGCAACCATATATCAAACACCAAATCTCTCTGTTTCTGGAGGCCACAAAAGC AAAAACATCCAAAAATCATAAGAAAATGTCTGATTTGAAGCCCCAAAGTTCTGCAGTAACCTCAGGGAATGCTGAAATGAAAAATGGAAATATAATATCCCAGAAACATCCTGGCGAGCACTTAAGAAAATCTAATGGA AATGAAGAGAAATGTTTAATTAACAATAAAACCTATGAAGTTTCTCCCTCAGGAAAACTGGCTACTGAGTCTGAAAAAAGTATAAACAACAATATTTTGAACAGCACAGATGTCTCTATAGCAACAATGAGCAAAGTGGATATAGTTCTTGTTCCACTGGAAAAGGGGAAGTCAAAAAATGAAAAGTTAGTagagaacaacaaaaacagaTATTCAAGTATTCCTAGTGAAACAGAGTTTGAAACAGCAATAAATGGCCCACCATTTAAGGAAGAAAAATCGCAGAAAGTTACAACGCTGTATTCCAGGACAGAAAAAGTAGATTTTAAGAAGACTTTTGTTGATGAAGTGGATGATAGCAATGACACCATGAAACTTCTGCAGCCTATTTCAGAGGCTCAAAACACAAGTGATCAA AATCTGGATTCTACTGAGAAATTGCTGGCACCATATATTCCTGTAGTAATTCTT GATCGGGCCTTCTATGAAAACCCAGCAGAAAGTAACGGTAAAATTCAGAATGAAAGTGCCCATTACCTTCAGCCCCAAGGATCTGAGCACGAGCCTTCCCTGTCACGACAACGGCGACATAAGAAAAAACAACAGTTAGTTGGCTCTTCAGAAAAG ggatccAGACTGGCTTACAACATTGCTGTCAtcccctctgttttatcttcacaacaatcctgtcag GCCGTAGTTCATATTCCTCAAACGCTACCTTCTCTTCCTGATGTGAATGTGAAGACAAGAAACTACAGTGCAGGCAAACAGAGTGCTGTGATTGCAAAGCCTATTAGCAGATCAAACAGCATTGAGGTAGCATCTTCTAAG GATCGGCCTCTGTCAGCACGAGAGAGAAGAAGACTAAAGCAATCTCAGGAAGACATGCTTCCTTCTG GGCCTGTTAAGAGAAGAGCATCTCATAGTGCAGTAACAGAAACAAAAGTGGTAGAGGATGATGGTATTCAAACTGCTCAGTCATCTTCTGAGCCAAGCATTTACAAG AAAAAAAGCTTAATTGGTTGCTTTTGTGAGGATGAGCTGAGCACCTCTTCCAGCTCCACAGAAAAATCAGATGGAGACTGCAAAGAAGG aaaaacaaatgaaatgaatgatTTGGTACAGTTGATGACCCAAACACTgaaaatggacaataaagaaaatTGTGAACAATCTGCAGTACCAGTTCCTGAATCACAGTTCATGCTTAATAGAAAATACAGAGACACCCTTATCTTACATGGGAAAGCATCAGAAGAACCAGACACATTCCAATTTCAGGAATTTTCTTCAG ATATTCTGTCTGGTCCTGAAAAAATCAGGAGACTGATCGAAATCTTAAGGGCAGATGTAGTACAAGGACTTGGAGTGAAACTTCTGGAAAAGGTGTATGATGTTATGGAGGAGGATGATGAACAGAAGAGAGAG GATTCCTACTTTAAAACTTTTTTCTACAAACTAGAATGTCACCAGGGGTCATCCTTCACTGTATTTCTGAAAGACTTCTCAACAGCTGCTTGTATACCATCtgaattgcttttaaaaatttctctctTAAAAAATGTATGGGAATTTGAACTAACTGGTGAAATAAAATAG
- the NEK4 gene encoding serine/threonine-protein kinase Nek4 isoform X5 — protein sequence MGFCEGGDLYHKLKEQKGTLLPENQVVEWFVQIAMALQYLHEKHILHRDLKTQNVFLTRSNIIKVGDLGIARVLENQYDMASTLIGTPYYMSPELFSNKPYNYKSDVWALGCCVYEMATLKHAFNAKDMNSLVYRIIEGKLPPMPKDYSIQLKELIRTMLSKKPEERPSVRSILRQPYIKHQISLFLEATKAKTSKNHKKMSDLKPQSSAVTSGNAEMKNGNIISQKHPGEHLRKSNGNEEKCLINNKTYEVSPSGKLATESEKSINNNILNSTDVSIATMSKVDIVLVPLEKGKSKNEKLVENNKNRYSSIPSETEFETAINGPPFKEEKSQKVTTLYSRTEKVDFKKTFVDEVDDSNDTMKLLQPISEAQNTSDQNLDSTEKLLAPYIPVVILDRAFYENPAESNGKIQNESAHYLQPQGSEHEPSLSRQRRHKKKQQLVGSSEKGSRLAYNIAVIPSVLSSQQSCQAVVHIPQTLPSLPDVNVKTRNYSAGKQSAVIAKPISRSNSIEVASSKDRPLSARERRRLKQSQEDMLPSGPVKRRASHSAVTETKVVEDDGIQTAQSSSEPSIYKKKSLIGCFCEDELSTSSSSTEKSDGDCKEGKTNEMNDLVQLMTQTLKMDNKENCEQSAVPVPESQFMLNRKYRDTLILHGKASEEPDTFQFQEFSSDILSGPEKIRRLIEILRADVVQGLGVKLLEKVYDVMEEDDEQKREDSYFKTFFYKLECHQGSSFTVFLKDFSTAACIPSELLLKISLLKNVWEFELTGEIK from the exons TATTTGCATGAAAAGCACATTCTACACAGAGATCTCAAAACTCAAAATGTTTTCCTGACACGTTCAAATATTATCAAAGTGGGAGATCTGGGAATAGCCAGAGTGTTGGAAAATCAGTATGACATGGCTAGTACTCTCATAGGCACACCGTACTATATGAGTCCTGAGTTGTTCTCAAACAAGCCTTACAATTATAAG TCTGATGTTTGGGCTTTGGGTTGCTGTGTCTATGAAATGGCGACATTGAAGCATGCTTTCAACGCTAAAGACATGAATTCATTAGTTTATCGAATTATTGAAGGAAAG CTGCCACCAATGCCAAAAGATTATAGTATTCAGCTGAAAGAACTCATAAGAACTATGCTTAGTAAAAAGCCAGAAGAAAGACCGAGTGTGAGAAGCATACTGAGGCAACCATATATCAAACACCAAATCTCTCTGTTTCTGGAGGCCACAAAAGC AAAAACATCCAAAAATCATAAGAAAATGTCTGATTTGAAGCCCCAAAGTTCTGCAGTAACCTCAGGGAATGCTGAAATGAAAAATGGAAATATAATATCCCAGAAACATCCTGGCGAGCACTTAAGAAAATCTAATGGA AATGAAGAGAAATGTTTAATTAACAATAAAACCTATGAAGTTTCTCCCTCAGGAAAACTGGCTACTGAGTCTGAAAAAAGTATAAACAACAATATTTTGAACAGCACAGATGTCTCTATAGCAACAATGAGCAAAGTGGATATAGTTCTTGTTCCACTGGAAAAGGGGAAGTCAAAAAATGAAAAGTTAGTagagaacaacaaaaacagaTATTCAAGTATTCCTAGTGAAACAGAGTTTGAAACAGCAATAAATGGCCCACCATTTAAGGAAGAAAAATCGCAGAAAGTTACAACGCTGTATTCCAGGACAGAAAAAGTAGATTTTAAGAAGACTTTTGTTGATGAAGTGGATGATAGCAATGACACCATGAAACTTCTGCAGCCTATTTCAGAGGCTCAAAACACAAGTGATCAA AATCTGGATTCTACTGAGAAATTGCTGGCACCATATATTCCTGTAGTAATTCTT GATCGGGCCTTCTATGAAAACCCAGCAGAAAGTAACGGTAAAATTCAGAATGAAAGTGCCCATTACCTTCAGCCCCAAGGATCTGAGCACGAGCCTTCCCTGTCACGACAACGGCGACATAAGAAAAAACAACAGTTAGTTGGCTCTTCAGAAAAG ggatccAGACTGGCTTACAACATTGCTGTCAtcccctctgttttatcttcacaacaatcctgtcag GCCGTAGTTCATATTCCTCAAACGCTACCTTCTCTTCCTGATGTGAATGTGAAGACAAGAAACTACAGTGCAGGCAAACAGAGTGCTGTGATTGCAAAGCCTATTAGCAGATCAAACAGCATTGAGGTAGCATCTTCTAAG GATCGGCCTCTGTCAGCACGAGAGAGAAGAAGACTAAAGCAATCTCAGGAAGACATGCTTCCTTCTG GGCCTGTTAAGAGAAGAGCATCTCATAGTGCAGTAACAGAAACAAAAGTGGTAGAGGATGATGGTATTCAAACTGCTCAGTCATCTTCTGAGCCAAGCATTTACAAG AAAAAAAGCTTAATTGGTTGCTTTTGTGAGGATGAGCTGAGCACCTCTTCCAGCTCCACAGAAAAATCAGATGGAGACTGCAAAGAAGG aaaaacaaatgaaatgaatgatTTGGTACAGTTGATGACCCAAACACTgaaaatggacaataaagaaaatTGTGAACAATCTGCAGTACCAGTTCCTGAATCACAGTTCATGCTTAATAGAAAATACAGAGACACCCTTATCTTACATGGGAAAGCATCAGAAGAACCAGACACATTCCAATTTCAGGAATTTTCTTCAG ATATTCTGTCTGGTCCTGAAAAAATCAGGAGACTGATCGAAATCTTAAGGGCAGATGTAGTACAAGGACTTGGAGTGAAACTTCTGGAAAAGGTGTATGATGTTATGGAGGAGGATGATGAACAGAAGAGAGAG GATTCCTACTTTAAAACTTTTTTCTACAAACTAGAATGTCACCAGGGGTCATCCTTCACTGTATTTCTGAAAGACTTCTCAACAGCTGCTTGTATACCATCtgaattgcttttaaaaatttctctctTAAAAAATGTATGGGAATTTGAACTAACTGGTGAAATAAAATAG